A genome region from Dromaius novaehollandiae isolate bDroNov1 unplaced genomic scaffold, bDroNov1.hap1 HAP1_SCAFFOLD_84, whole genome shotgun sequence includes the following:
- the LOC135326268 gene encoding C-X-C chemokine receptor type 5-like — protein MGPVSYSSETYDLSQVELSGYYEADNTTPSLDGYFCFNPASSVVGNQRDPFRKIFMPLIYLLMFVLGTAGNALVLVILERFKRSRTTTENFLFHLTLANLVLLLTFPFSVVESLAGWVFGTFLCKILSAVHKINFYCSSMLLGCIGVDRYLAIVYAIHTYRKRRARSIHLTCAGVWLCSVLLTLPDLIFMEVWTDESNRSICYFPEVGIHGNNAWLATRFLYHTVGFFAPLLVMGYCYMAIVRTLCQSQRLQRQKAVRVAILVTGVFLLCWSPYHIVIFLNTLAKLEAFSKNCLLEDRLDTAIMVTEAVGFTHCCLNPLLYAFIGVKFRNDFFRILQELSCISQETLQEILEVARKGSGIESDNTTSISTF, from the exons ATGGGGCCTGTCAGCTACTCCTCAGAGACCTACGACTTG AGCCAGGTGGAGCTGAGCGGTTACTACGAAGCTGACAACACCACCCCTTCTTTGGACGGCTACTTCTGCTTCAACCCAGCCTCCTCTGTCGTCGGCAACCAGAGAGACCCTTTCAGAAAGATCTTCATGCCCCTCATCTATCTGCTGATGTTTGTGTTGGGGACTGCGGGCAACGCCCTGGTCCTAGTCATCCTGGAGAGGTTCAAGCGCTCTCGCACTACCACCGAAAACTTCCTCTTCCACCTGACCCTGGCCAACCTGGTACTGCTGCTTACCTTCCCCTTCAGCGTGGTGGAGAGCCTGGCCGGGTGGGTGTTTGGGACTTTCCTCTGCAAGATCCTCAGCGCCGTCCACAAGATCAACTTCTACTGCAGCAGCATGCTGCTGGGGTGCATCGGGGTGGACCGCTACCTGGCCATCGTCTACGCCATCCACACCTACCGGAAGCGCAGAGCTCGCTCCATTCACCTCACCTGCGCGGGCGtctggctctgctctgtgctcctgACCTTACCCGATCTCATCTTCATGGAAGTCTGGACAGACGAGAGCAATCGCAGCATTTGCTATTTCCCAGAGGTTGGCATCCACGGCAACAACGCGTGGCTGGCGACCCGCTTCCTGTACCACACCGTGGGCTTCTTCGCGCCCCTGCTGGTCATGGGTTACTGCTACATGGCCATCGTGAGGACCCTGTGCCAGTCCCAGCgcctgcagaggcagaaagcCGTCAGAGTAGCCATTCTGGTGACCGGCGTGTTCCTGCTCTGCTGGAGCCCCTACCACATCGTCATCTTCCTGAACACGCTCGCCAAGCTGGAAGCCTTCAGCAAGAACTGCCTCCTGGAAGACCGGCTGGACACGGCCATCATGGTGACGGAGGCCGTCGGCTTCACGCACTGCTGCCTCAACCCCCTGCTCTACGCCTTCATCGGCGTCAAGTTCCGGAACGACTTCTTCCGCATCCTGCAGGAGCTCAGCTGCATAAGCCAGGAGACCCTGCAGGAGATTCTGGAGGTGGCGAGGAAGGGCAGCGGCATCGAATCCGACAACACCACCTCCATCTCCACTTTCTGA